The Candidatus Hydrogenedens sp. genome includes a region encoding these proteins:
- the mnmE gene encoding tRNA uridine-5-carboxymethylaminomethyl(34) synthesis GTPase MnmE encodes MGYVLRDDTITAICTPPGVSAVGVIRVSGPDSVDIVSHIFRSHSGQDISKKKRGMYYGNIVEKDGNILDDVIVLVMKSPHSYTGEDVVEIHAHGNMLILRSIIELLLERGVRIAEPGEFTKRAFLNGKVDLTQAEAVLDQIIAKTKKSLALSRELREGHLSKKIYEYSEHIKTILAWVEAVIDFPEEEIPDQLWQQSLTQLREILANMEQLLATSERGKILREGVIVSIAGKPNVGKSSLFNALLQENRAIVSPYPGTTRDHIEEYISLGGVPVRLIDTAGLREVSEPVEKEGIERAWKTIENAYVILLVTDATCINHDDIRLYKAIKENTSKTLMFIVNKIDLNENPEIPTLISENIKPLIFTSAKTGLGIDKLEKELISVLLGDSEISEDIMLSHEHQKESLLRAKKCIENCVQQKNLLPDLTAFELREALHALGEITGETATEELLDIIFSSFCIGK; translated from the coding sequence ATGGGGTATGTATTGAGGGATGATACTATCACGGCTATTTGCACCCCTCCCGGAGTAAGTGCCGTTGGTGTTATCCGTGTTAGTGGTCCTGATTCGGTTGATATTGTTTCTCATATTTTTCGCTCTCATTCGGGACAGGATATTTCTAAAAAAAAACGGGGAATGTATTATGGAAATATCGTGGAAAAAGATGGAAATATCCTTGATGATGTAATAGTTCTGGTGATGAAATCGCCCCATTCTTATACCGGGGAAGATGTTGTTGAAATACATGCTCATGGAAACATGCTGATTTTACGAAGTATTATCGAATTGTTGTTAGAGAGGGGAGTAAGAATTGCAGAACCGGGAGAGTTTACAAAACGCGCTTTCCTCAATGGAAAAGTTGACCTAACACAGGCAGAAGCCGTATTAGACCAGATAATAGCAAAAACAAAAAAATCATTAGCATTATCACGAGAATTGCGAGAGGGACATCTTTCGAAAAAGATTTATGAATATTCAGAACATATTAAAACAATTTTAGCGTGGGTTGAGGCTGTTATAGATTTTCCAGAGGAAGAAATCCCAGATCAGTTATGGCAGCAGTCATTAACCCAACTGCGGGAAATATTGGCAAATATGGAACAATTATTAGCGACTTCGGAAAGAGGTAAAATTTTAAGAGAAGGGGTTATCGTATCAATAGCAGGCAAACCCAATGTGGGAAAATCGAGTTTGTTTAATGCTCTACTTCAAGAAAATCGTGCCATTGTTTCACCATATCCCGGCACCACACGAGACCATATAGAAGAATATATATCCTTGGGAGGGGTTCCTGTTCGGTTAATTGATACAGCAGGATTGAGGGAAGTTTCGGAGCCTGTGGAGAAGGAAGGTATAGAACGAGCATGGAAAACTATTGAAAATGCGTATGTGATTTTATTAGTTACAGACGCCACTTGTATAAATCATGATGATATTCGGTTATATAAGGCGATAAAAGAAAATACAAGCAAGACCCTCATGTTTATAGTAAATAAAATAGATTTAAATGAAAACCCTGAAATCCCTACCCTTATTTCTGAAAATATTAAGCCTCTTATTTTTACTTCAGCGAAAACAGGTTTGGGAATAGATAAACTGGAAAAAGAATTAATATCCGTGCTACTTGGTGATAGTGAAATATCAGAAGATATTATGCTTTCTCATGAACATCAGAAAGAAAGTTTACTACGAGCGAAAAAATGTATAGAGAATTGTGTTCAGCAAAAAAATTTACTGCCCGATTTAACAGCATTTGAATTGCGCGAAGCCCTTCACGCCTTAGGGGAAATCACCGGGGAAACTGCTACAGAAGAGTTATTAGATATTATCTTTTCCTCCTTCTGCATAGGGAAGTAA
- the jag gene encoding RNA-binding cell elongation regulator Jag/EloR, translated as MKQIETVGATREEAIQKALEELGVEMADVSNIEVIDEGSKGFLGLGSRPVKVRVTVEKTIPEPQQKSQKPVDEKGSKHVPSKGKEKSLPKTAKGKGKEFEKNYSKTESGNTFEEKSKHNTRQERKSMMTEQSPQEENKDVQEKETKVSITDAQGNEASALLGEMLQKMGIEASVKFVRTEDGIPKLEIESQDGALLIGKKGSHLETIQFLINRMFFGIEEGDSNEKFVVDTENYLARRKDTLRQMALDFAERARKTGRKMKLSPMPSHERRVIHMTLQNDHSVETFSVGKGDNRCVVIAPKNRRFDRRPYNNRDRRDHRGYRDTRDRRDRYPNNRYSNKPQNRRSGGRDYKPDWKRGKPGRSPYGDDIDPGQVSE; from the coding sequence ATGAAACAGATAGAAACTGTTGGAGCAACACGAGAGGAAGCCATTCAGAAGGCTCTTGAAGAGTTAGGGGTTGAAATGGCTGATGTATCGAACATTGAAGTGATTGATGAAGGTAGTAAAGGATTTCTTGGACTGGGTTCCCGTCCTGTGAAGGTTCGTGTTACAGTCGAGAAAACAATCCCTGAACCACAACAGAAGTCGCAAAAGCCCGTAGATGAGAAAGGTAGCAAACATGTTCCGTCTAAAGGCAAGGAAAAATCACTACCCAAAACTGCAAAAGGAAAAGGTAAAGAATTTGAGAAAAATTATTCCAAGACGGAATCAGGCAATACTTTTGAAGAAAAAAGCAAACATAACACAAGACAGGAGAGAAAAAGTATGATGACAGAACAATCCCCTCAAGAAGAGAACAAGGATGTGCAGGAAAAAGAGACAAAAGTGAGTATTACGGATGCACAGGGAAACGAAGCATCAGCCCTTTTAGGTGAGATGCTCCAGAAGATGGGGATAGAAGCATCTGTAAAATTTGTTCGAACTGAGGATGGTATTCCAAAACTGGAAATTGAATCGCAAGACGGTGCTTTATTGATTGGGAAAAAAGGCTCTCACCTTGAAACCATACAATTTCTTATCAACCGTATGTTCTTTGGAATTGAAGAAGGAGATTCCAACGAGAAGTTTGTTGTTGATACGGAGAATTATCTTGCCCGTAGAAAAGATACCTTACGACAAATGGCTTTAGATTTTGCTGAACGAGCAAGAAAAACAGGAAGAAAGATGAAATTATCTCCCATGCCTTCTCATGAGCGAAGAGTTATCCACATGACCTTACAGAATGACCATTCGGTTGAGACTTTCAGTGTAGGTAAAGGGGATAATCGTTGTGTCGTGATTGCCCCGAAGAATCGTCGTTTCGATAGAAGACCCTACAATAATCGAGACCGTAGAGACCATAGGGGATATAGAGATACAAGAGACCGTAGAGATAGGTATCCCAATAACCGTTATTCCAACAAACCTCAAAATAGAAGAAGTGGTGGTAGAGATTATAAACCCGATTGGAAACGAGGAAAACCCGGTCGTTCACCTTATGGTGATGATATTGACCCCGGCCAGGTTTCTGAATAA